The Roseisolibacter agri genome contains the following window.
GAACAGCCGCCCGCGCAGCGCGCGGCCGATGCCCACCGCCGCCGCGCCACCGAGCGCACCGCCCACCAGCGCCGTGCGCGCGCCCTGCCGCAGCACCAGCCGGCGCACGTCCGCGCCGCGCGCGCCGAGCGCCATGCGGAGCCCGAACTCGCCGGTGCGCTGCGTGACGGCGTAGGCGATCACGCCGTACAGCCCCACCGCGGCCAGCAGCAGCGCCAGCGCGCCGAACGCAGTGAACGCGGTCGCCGCCAGCCGGTATGGCGCCAGCGCGTCGCGCATCATCCCGTCGGCCACCGGCGCGACGTTCGCGAAGCGGATGCGCGGCTCGGCCGCCAGCAGCGCGGCGCGCACCGCCTCCGCCGTCGCGCGCACCGCGGACTCGTCGCCCCGCGCGCGCACGAGCATCGCCGCGACCTCGTCGCTCGCCGGGCCGGCCGCGCCGTAGAAGATCGGCGCCGGCGGCCGCGTGACCGACAGGTAGCGCGCGTCGCGCGCCACGCCGACGATGCGCATGCACGTCGAGTCGGTCGCGTCGCGCGTGAGGCACTGGCCCACGGCCTCGCCGTTCGGGAAGACGCGCCGCGCGAACGTCTCGCTCACCACCACCTCCGCCGGCGCGCCCTTCGCGGCCGCGACGTGCGCGCGCCCGCGCACGAGCGGGATCCCCATCGTGCGGAAGTACGACGAGTCGACCGCGTTGGTGAAGAACAGCCCGCCCGGCACGTCCGACACGTCGCCGATCGACGGGCGCCCGGGCACGTGGAGGCTGCTCATCACGGCGCCGCTGAACGGCGTCAGCATCACCAGCGAGCTCGCGGCGACGCTGGGCACCCCGCGCAGGCGCGCCTGCGCCCGCACCAGCGCATCGCGTGCCTCGGCCGGCGCGATGCCGAACGCCTGCCAGTCCACCTGCACGGCGAGCGCGTGGCGCGCGTCGAAGCCGACGTCGACCGCGTCCACCTTGCGCAGGCTGCGCACGAACAGCCCGCCCGCGCCCAGCAGCGCCAGCGACGCCGCGAACTGCACGACCAGCAGCGTGGCCCGCAGCGGCGCGCGCCGCGCGGTGCCGCGCACGCCCGTGCGCAGCAGCGCCCGCGCCCCGTCGCGCGTGCCGAGCAGCGCCGGCGCGAGCGCGAAGCCGAGCGTCGTCAGCACGGTGACGCCCAGTCCGAACCAGACCGCGCGCGCGTCGATCAGGTGGTCGACGGGCGGCATGTTCGGCACCAGGCGGTAGAGCCGCGCACCCGCCGTCGCCAGCGCGAGACCCAGCGCGCCGCCGATCAGCGCCAGCAGCGCACCCTCCGCGAACAGCTGCCGCGCGACGCGGGCGCGCGCCGCGCCGATGGCCAGACGCGTCGCGATCTCGTGCCGGCGCCGCTCGGCGCGCAGGAGCAGGAGGTTGGCGACGTTCGCGCAGACGACCAGCAGCACCGCGGCCGTCGCGCCCAGCAGCCACGCGGGCACCGGGCTGCGCATGCCGGTGCTCGAGAAGTGCGCGTTGAGCGGCAGCGCGCGCACCTCGCGCGTCGACTTCTCGAAGCCGAGCACCGGCGACGGGCGCGAGGCGTCGAGCGCCTTCAGCACGCCGGTCGCCACCACGTCCGCGCGGCGCGGCTCGACGCCCGGCGCCATGCGAGCGACCGCCGTCAGCCACTTCATGTCCGGCGTCCCGAGGTGCCGGCGGTCGTAGCCGATCACGGTGCCCAGGCCGAGCGGGAAGAAGACCGCCGTCGCCGACTCGATCTCGGTGCCCGTGAAGCCAGGCGCCGCGACGCCGACGACCGTGAGCGGCCGACCGTTCACGCGCAGCGTGCGTCCCACGACCGACGGATCGCCGCCGAGCGCGCGCCGCCAGAACGCGTGCGACAGCACCGCCACCGGCGCCTCGGAGCTCGCGCCCGCCTCGGAGCCGGCGAGCAGGCGTCCCAGCGCCGGCCGCACGCCGAGCGTCGCGAAGTAGTCCGGGCCCACGACGGCGACGTCCACCTTCTCGGCCACGTCGCCGACCTCGACGAACGACTTGCCGTGCGCGAACGCGGCGATCGACGCGAAGAGCTCGCGGCGCGCGCGCAGCGCGTCCACGTCGCCGACCGAGTAGCCCATGTTGAGGAAGATCTGCTGCCCGGGCGTGCGCGGCACCTCGACGCGCAGGCGCCGCAGCGTCCCCTCGTCGCGCACGCCGGCGGGCGGCCGATACAGCAGCGCGTCCACCGCGCCGAACGTCGCGACGTTCACGCCGATGCCGAGCGCGAGGCACAGCACGACGAGCGCGGTGAAGCCGGGCGACCGCGCCAGCTGGCGGAGGGCGTACTGCAGATCCGGGATCATGCGGACTCCTTCGAGTGGTCGAACGCGGACTTCGCTACTCGTGCGTCACTCGGCGCGCAGCGCTTCGAGCGGGTCCACGCGCGCGGCGCGGCGCGCCGGCACCCACGCCGCCAGCAGCGCGACGGCGCCCAGCACCGACGCCACCACGAGGTACGTCGCCGGGTCGGCCGCGCCGACGCCGTAGAGCTGCGACGCGATGAGCTGCGTCACGCCCGCCGCCAGCGCGAGCCCGACGCCGAGGCCCACGAGCGCCAGCCGCACGCCCTCGCCGACGACCAGCCGCTCGACGTCCGCGCCGGCGGCGCCCAGCGCCATGCGCACGCCCATCTCGCGGGTGCGCTGCGCGACCGCGAAGGCGACGACGCCGGCCAGCCCCACCGCCGCCACGCACAGCGCGAGCACGCCGAACGCGGTCATCAGCGACGCCATCAGCCGCGCGGGGAACATCGCCAGCGTGCGCACCTCCTCCAGCGTGCGCACCTCGCCCGTGGGGAGGTTCGGGTCGAGCGCGGCGAGCTCGCGGCGCACCGCGCCGAGCACCGCGTGCGGCGCGCCCGCGGCGACGCGCACCTCGAGCACCATCTGCGACGTCCACTCCTGCGCCATCGGGAAGTAGAGCATCGGCTCGGGCGCCTCGGTCAGGCCCTGCACGCGCGCGTCCCGCACCATGCCGACCACCGTCGCCTCGCCGGCGCTGTCGCCCTCCAGGCGGATGCGCTGCCCCACCGCGCGCTCGCCGGGCCATGCGCGGCGCGCGAACGCCTCGTTCACCACGACCGTGCGCGCCGCGCCGGCGCGGTCCTCGTCGCCGATGGCGCGGCCGTCGGCCAGCCGCATGCCGAGCGTCGGCAGGAAGTCCGACGTGACGACGTCGTACTGCGTGCGCTGTACCGCGTTGTTCTGGGTGGGAAGGCGCACCTCGGTGCCCATCCCGTTGCCGCTGAGTGGCACGATCGCGTGCATCGTGGCCGCCTTCACGCCCGGCAGGCCGCGCACGCGGTCCAGCAGCCCCTCGTACAGCGCCACGCCGCGCACCCGGTCGTAGCCGCGCGTGCCCGCGTCGAGCGTCACCGCCAGCACGCCCGACGGCTCGTAGCCGACGTCCGCGCTGCGCAGCGCGCTCACCGTGCGCAGCAGCAGCCCGGCCGCCACCAGCAGCACCATCGAGACGGCCATCTGCCCGACGACCAGCGCGCCGCGCAGCCGCGAGCGCGAGCGCCCCGAGCCGGCGGCGCCGTCCTTGATGCTCGTCACCAGCGAGCCGCGCGTGACCCAGAGCGCGGGCGCGAGCCCGAACAGCACGCCCGTGGCGAGCGACAGCAGCGCCGTGTAGCCGAGGATGCGGCCGTCCGGCGTGAGGTCGATCATCGGCGGGAGGCCGAGGCGCGGCAGCAGCGACGCGCCCACCGAGCCGATGGCCGCGGCCAGCACGCCCGCGATCACCGCCAGCACGACGCTTTCGCCGAGCACCTCGCGCACCAGCCGCCAGCGGCCGGCGCCGAGCGCGACGCGCAGCGACACCTCGCGCCGGCGCGTCGCGGCGCGCGCGAGCTGCAGGTTGGCGACGTTGGCGGCGGTCACCGCGAGCACCAGCAGCGCGAGCACGCTGAGCGCGCCGAAGACGATCATCACCGGCGTGTGCTCCGACGGATCCGCGGCCAGCAGCGTGCCGCCCGCCGCGAGCCGCAGGCTCCAGCCGCGGTGCGTGTCGGGATACGCGTCCGCCCATCCCTTCGACAGGCGCGCCACCGCCGCGTTCGCGGCGGCGCGGTCCACGCCCGCGGGCAGCCGCGCGAGGCCGTGCAGCCACCGCGACCCGCGCTCGAAGCCGCGCGGCCCGGTGACGCCGAGCGCCTGCGCCTGCGACAGCGGGACCCACAGCTCGGGAACGTTCTCGATCTCGGTGCCGCGGAAGGTTGGCGGCGCGACGCCCACGACCGTGTACGCGCGCCCGTTCAGCGACACGGGGCGCCCGACGACCGACGAGTCGCCGCCCAGCCGGTCGCGCCAGAGCGCGTGCGAGAGCACGACGATGGGCGACGCGCCCGGCGCGCCGACGTCCGACGCGCCGATCGCGCGGCCGATCGCCGCGCGGATGCCGAGCACGCCGAAGTACTCGCCCGTCACGAGCGCCGCCTGCACCGTGCGCGCGGCCTCGCCTTCGCCCATCGCGACCTTCGCGTTGCTGAACGCCGCCACGCCCGCGAACGTGCCGCGCTGCGCGGCCAGCTCGCGCACGTCGGGGTAGCCGAGCGCGCCGCTGTTGATCGTGCGGCCGTCCTGCCGCCACGTGCTGAACACGCGCACGAGCCGCTGCGGCTCGGCCACCGCGAGCGGGCGCAGGAACACCGCGCTCACCAGCGAGAAGATCGTCGTGTTGGCGCCGATCCCCAGCGCGAGCGTCAGCGCGGCGGCGGCGGTGAAGCCGGGCGCGCGCGCGAGACGGCGCGCGGCCAGTCGCAGGTCGTGGAACATGGTCAGTCCTCGCCCTCGGTCATCCAGCCGTCCTTCAGCGTCACGATGCGCTTGCCGGCGCGCGCGTTCTCCTCGCTGTGCGTCACCTGCACGATCGTCGTGCCCTGCCGGTTCAGCTCCTGGAACAGCTGCATGATCTCGCGCGCCTGCGCCGAGTGCAGGTTGCCCGTGGGCTCGTCGGCGAGGAGGAGCGCCGGACGCGCGATGACGGCGCGCGCGACGCCCACCAGCTGCTGCTGGCCGCCCGAGAGCTGGCGCGGGAAGAGGTCCTTCTTGCCGACCATGCCGAAGCGGTCGAGCGTGTCGGCGACCATCGCCTGCCGCTCGGACTTGCGCACGCCGCGGTACTCGAGCGGCACGTCGAGGTTCTCCGCGACGGTGAGGTCGTCCAGCAGGTGGTACTGCTGGAAGACGAAGCCGACGTGCTGGCGGCCGAACGCGGTGCGCTGCTTGGGCGAGAGCGCGTGCATCGGCTGGCCCGCGAAGTACATCTCGCCGCGCCAGTCGTGGTCGAGCAGGCCCAGGATCGCGAGCAGCGTCGACTTGCCCGCGCCCGAGGGGCCCATGATGGTGACGAAGTCGCCGGCGCGCACTTCCATCGCGATGCGGCGCAGGACGTAGTGCGTCGATCCGCCGACGGGATAGGACTTCTCGACGTCGCGCAGCGTGAGCAGCGGCGTGCCGGGCGCGAGGTCGAGCGCCGGGGGCGCCGCGGGAGACGAAGCGAAGAACGACATGGGATGTCGGAAGCGGTTCGGAGGTCGGACGGCGTGAAGACGATCAGAGCTCGTGGAGACGGCGCGCGCGGGCGCGCCGCATCCGTACGATGGCACGGCGCACGGGTGCCAGCAGCGGGGCCCACGCACCGTCGGCCAGCGCGTCGCGCAGCGCGGCGGCGTCGGCCCAGCGGCCGGCGGGGTCCTTCGCCAGGCAGCGCTGCAGCGCGGCCACCAGCGCGCGCGGCGCCCGCGGCGCGAGCGCAGCCAGCTTCGGCGTGTCGCCCATCAGGTGCGCGACCGCCACCGCGCGCGCCGACGGCCCCGCGAACGGCGGGCGCCCCGCCAGCATCGCGAAGCCGAGCGCGCCGAGCGCGTACAGGTCGGTGCGGCCGTCGATCGCGTGCTCGCCGGCGAACTGCTCGGGCGCCATCCAGAGCGGCGTGCCGACGTCGGCGGCGTTGCGGCGCGGGTCGTCGTGCGACGGGCGCGCGGCGACGCCGAAGTCGGTCAGCAGCACGCGGCCGTCGCGCGACAGCAAGACGTTCTCGGGCTTCAGGTCGCGGTGCACCACGCCCTCGGCGTGCGCGTGCGTCAGCGCGTCGAGCAGCGCGAGCAGCACGCGGCGCACCTCGTTGGCCGGCAGCGTGCCCGCGCGCGCCAGCCGATCGGCCAGCGACTCGCCGGGGACGTACGCCATCGCGAACCACGGCACTGCGCGCCCGCGCACGGTCACCTCGCCCGCCGCATGCACCGGGACGATGCCGGGGTGGTCGAGCTGCGCCTGGATGCGCGCCTCGCGGCGGAAGCGCTCGCGCGCGCGTGGGCAGGTCGCGAGCAGCGGATGCTGCAGCTTGAGCGCGACCACGCGGTGCAGCGCGACGTCGCGCGCCAGCACCACGACGCCCATGCCGCCGCGCCCGAGCTCGCGCACGAGCTGGAACCGGTCGCCGAGCGCCGCGGGCGCGAACACGTCGTCGAGGAACCACGCGTCGGCGCTCGCGTCGGCCGACGCACGCGTCCCGCGGCCGGTGCGCCGGAGGGGCGAGTCGGTCGGGACGATGGAGAGCGAGGCGACGGGGAGCGCGGACATGCCCCTGCCCAAGGCCAGTTCCGTACCCGACATCACCACGCGCAAACCATTGCACGACAACGGTTTGCCTGGAGCGACCCGGGGCGCGGTGTCCGGACGCGCGACACGGGTGTCCGGAAACGAACACCGCCCGCCGGTGGTCCGGCGGGCGGTGCGCGTCCTCCAGGGGCGGTGCGCGGTCACTCGGCCCGCAGCGCCTCGATCGGGTCCACGCGCGCGGCCCGGCGCGCGGGGAGCCACGACGCGGCCAGCGCGGCGCCGCCGAGCAGCGCGGTGACGCCGCCGAAGACCGCGGGATCGCTCGGGCTCACGCCCTGGAGCGCCGAGCCGAGCGCGCGCGTCATCCCGAGCGCCAGCACGAGGCCGACGCCGAGCCCGATGCCGGCCAGCCGCGCGCCGTCGCGCAACATCAGTCCCGCCACGTCGCGCGGGCGCGCACCGAGCGCGACGCGCACGCCCAGCTCGCGCACGCGCTGCGCGACGGCGTAGGCGATGACGCCGTACACACCGACGACCGCCAGCAGCACCGCCGCGCCCGCGAACGCGCCGAACAGCACGCCGTACAGGCGCTGCAGCCAGAGCGACTGGTGCACCATCGCCGTCATCGTGTCGAGGTTCACGAAGGGGAGCCCCGCGTCGAGCGCGCCGACCTCGCGGCGCAGCGCCGGCGCGAGCGCGCCCGCGTCGCCGCTCGTGCGCACGACGAGCGTCATCTCGCGGCGCGCCTGCCCGCCGAACGGGAGGTACAGCTGCTCCTCCGCGGCGCGGCCCAGTCGGCGCTGTCGCACGTCGCGCGTCACGCCGACGACGGTCATCCACGGCGCGTCGTCGCCGCCGCCGCCGATCGACACACGGCGGCCGATCGGATCCTGCCCGGGCCACCACCGCTTCGCCATCGTCTCGTTGACGACGACGACGCGCGCCACGCTGTCGGCCGCCTCGGCGGCGGTGAAGTCGCGGCCGGCCAGCAGCGGCAGCCCCATCGTCGTGAAGTAGCCGGGCAGCACCGCGCGCGTCTCGGCGTTCGGCTTCTGGCCTTCGGGCACGTCGCGCCCGTCGACGACGAAGCTCGACGAGCTGTTCGATCCGCTCAGCGGCGCCGAGCTGGTGGCCGATGCAGCCTGGACGCCAGGGAGCGCGGACAGGCGCTCGACCGCGCGCGTCAGCAGCGCGAGCCGCGCGGCCTTCTCGTCGTAGCGCTCCCCACCCATGCGCAGCCGCGCGGCGAGCACGCCCTCGGGCCGGAAGCCCGGATCGACGGTCTGCAGGCGCAGCATGCTCTTCACCATCAGCCCCGCGCCCGCGAGCAGCACGAGCGAGAGCGCGAGCTCCGCGACCACGAGCCCGTCGCGCAGGCGGCGCGCGCCCGCGCCGGCGCTGCTCCCGCGGCCCGACGCGCGCAGCGTGGGCGCGACGGCGCGGCGCGTGGCGCGCAGCGCGGGCACGAGCCCGAACAGCAGCCCGGTGACGGTGGACAGCACGAGCGCGTACGTCATCACGCGCCAGTCGACGTCGAAGACGAGCCACGCGGGATAGGCGACGGGCACCGCGCCGCGCATCGCGCGCACGCCGCCCTGGGCGATCAGCACGCCGAGCGCGCCGCCCATCAGTGCGACGATCACGCTCTCCAGCAGCACGAGGCGCAGCACGCGCGCGCGCCCGGCGCCGAGCGCCGCCCGCACGGCCAGCTCGCGCGCGCGGCCGGTGGTGCGCGCGAGCAGCAGGTTGGCGACGTTCGCGGCGGCGATCAGCAGCACGAAGCCCACGGCGCCGAGCATGACGGCGAAGACGGTCGCGACGTCGCCGGGCACCAGCTGCTCGCGCAGCGGCACCGCGTCGATGCCCCAGCCGCGGTCGGTGTCGGGGAACTCGGTCGCGAGCCGCGCGCCGATGGCCTGCAGCTCGGCGCGCGCCGCGGCGACGGTGACGCCGGGCCTGAGTCGCGCGACGGCGTCGTACGAGTGCCAGCCGCGCTGCGACGGGTCGCGGTCGTGCGCGAGAGGGATGAAGAGCCGCTCGCGGTCGCCCGAGAGGCCGGCCGCATCGGGCACGACGCCGACGACGGTGTGCGGCGCGCCGTCGAGCGCGATCGCGCGGCCGACGACGGCCGGATCGGCGCCGAAGCGCTCGCGCCAGAGCTGCTCGCCGAGCACCACGACGCGTGCGCCGCCGCCCTCGCTCTCCTCGGCCCGGAACGCGCGACCGACGATCGGGCGGACCCGCAGCACCTCGAAGTAGCGGCCGGAGACGGTGGCCGCGGGCAGCGCCTCGGGGCGGTCGACCCCGGTCAGGTTCACGAGCCGCGTGTCGGTGGCGGCGACGGCGGCCAGCGTGCGGCTGCGCTCCGCGACGTCGAGCACGGCGGGCAGCGAGATGTCGCTGCGGCTCTGGCCCTGCGCGGGGTTCTCGTGCGTGATCGCGATCAGGCGCTCGCTGTCGCCGTAGGGCAGCGGGCGGAAGACGAGCGCGTTGACGAGCGAGTAGACGGTCGTGTTGGCGCCGAGCCCGAGACCCAGGCAGAGCACCGCGGCGAGGACGAATCCGGGCGCTCGACGAAGCGCGCGGAGGGCGAAGCGGAGATCGGCGAGCATGTGCGGCGCTCCAGTCGTGAAGGGCGCGGGGGGAGGGTCGTGCGCGCGCGTCCGTACGCTCGGTGAGTGGCTCGGTTTCAGCGCGCCTGCGGGGAGGGCGGGCATGGACTCCGGCTCCCCCGCGATCGCGGCCGCTGCGGAGCCTCACCGCTTCGCGTGAGTCTCCTTGCTGCGATCGAGGTCGCCTCCGCCCATGCCCGCCCTCCCCGCCCCACCTGTCGTCCCGAGCGTGCGCGCAGCGCACGGCGAGGGACCTCTGGGGTTCGCGCTCCACGCTTCGCGCGCGCTGCTCGCGCGACTCCGGGTGAAGCGCGGGCTGGAACTACCGCTCAACGCTCGACGCGCAGCGCCGCCACCGGGTCCATCCGCGCCGCGCGGCGCGCGGGCAGCCAGCCGGCCAGCAGCGCCACCGCCGCCAGCAGCACGCTCACGCCCACCAGCACCGGCAGGTCCAGCGGATCGGCGCCGAACAGCAGCGCGCGCAGCGCGCCCGACGCGGCTAGCGCGCCCACGAGGCCAAGGCCCACGCCCACCAGCACCATGCGGTCCGCGCGGCGCGAGAGCAGCGTCGCGACCTGACGCGGCGAGGCGCCAAGCGCGACGCGCAGGCCGATCTCGCGGGTGCGTTGCGCGGCGGACGCGGCGACGACGCCGAACACGCCGATGGCCGCGATCAGCACCGCGAACGCCGCGAAGCCACCGAGCACGCGCGACAGCAGCCGCTGCGGCGCGACGCGGTCGCGGGCGCCGCGCGCGACCGTCACCGCGTCGTCCACCGGCTCGTCGGGGAGCACGGCGCGCAGCGCGGCGGGCATGGCGGCGCTCACGCGCTCCGCCGCGTCGGCGCTCGCGGTACGTGCGACGACGCTCAGCGGACGGCCCGGCCACTGCGCGAACGGCACGTAGACCATGCTGCCCGCCGTCGCGCGCGCCGCCCGCGGGTTCGTGACGTTGTCCAGCACGCCCACCACCGTCACCCAAGGCCGGTCGGAGTCGGGCGGCCCGAGCTTCACGCGCCGGCCGAGCGCCGACGCGCCGGGCCACAGCCGCTCGGCCATCGCGGCGTTCACCAGCGCGACCGGCGCGGCGCCCGCGCGGTCGGCGTCCGTGAGGTCGCGGCCCGCGAGCAGTGGCAGCCCGCGCGTCGCACGCCAGCCCGGGCTCACGACCATCGCGAAGCGCGGCGACGCGCCCGCGGCGGGCGCGCGTCCGCCCTCGAGCGTCACCGGCTGGTCGCTGCCGCCGAAGCCCGCGAGGAACTCGAAGCGCGTCACCGCGGCGCGCTCGACGCCCGGCGTGCGCGCCATCGCGCCGAGCATCGCCAGCGCCGCCTCGCCGACCTGCGCGGAGTCCGCGTAGCGCTCACCGAGCAGCCGCACGTCCGCCGTGACGAGACGGTCGGCGAGCGCGCCCTCCTCGGGACGCGCGTGGCGCGCGACGGTCTTCACCAGCAGGCCCGCCGCGGCCAGCAGCACGAGCGCGCTCGCCAGCTCGGTCACCACGAGCGCGGTGCGCACGCGGCCCTGCCGCCGCGTGGCGCTCGCATTCGGTCCCGCGTCCTGCAGCGCGCCGCGCACGTTGGGGCGCGAGGCGCGCACCGCGATCCCGAGCCCGCTCGCCAGCGCGGCGACGACGGTCAGCGCGGCGCAGAACGCGGCCACGCGCCAGTCGACGGTGAGGTCGATCCAGTACGGGATGCGCCCGGCCGCGCGCGCGGCCGCCGTCTCCACCGCGAACGACGCCATCCAGAAGCCGAGCCCCGCGCCGATCGCCGCCAGCACGCCGACCTCCACGAGCAGCTGGCGCGCGAGCCGGCCGCGGCTCGCGCCCAGCGCCGCGCGCACCGCCAGCTCGCGCCGCCGCTCGGCCGCGCGCGCGAGCAGCAGCCCCGCGACGTTGGCGCAGACGACCAGCTGCACCAGCAGCACCGCGCCCAGCAGCGCCCAACCCAGCGACGCCTCCTCGCCCGCGAGGTCGTGGCGCAGCGGCGTGACGCCCGCGCTCCACTCGCGCAGCGCCTGCGGCTGCTCCTCAGCCAGCCCCGCCATGATCGACGCCATCTGCGCGTCGGCGGCGGCGCGCGTCGCGTCCGCCTTCAGCAGCCCGATCACGCCGAGGTCGCGCGCCTCGCGTCCGCCGTCTGGCGGCGCGGCGCCGATCGCCGTCCACAGCTGCGCGAACTCCGGGAAGTGGAAGCGCGGGCCGACGACGCCCACCACGGTGTGCGGCGCGCCGTTCACCAGCAGCGTGCGGCCGACGACCGCGCTGTCGCCGCCGAAGCGCCGCGTCCACAGCTCGTGGCTGACGACGACCACCGCCGCCGCGCCCGGCCGGTCGTCCGCCGCGTCGAGCGCGCGGCCGAGCGCCACCGGCGCACCCAGCATCGTGAACAGCGCCGGCGACACCGCCGCCGACGGCGCGCGCTCGGCGCCCGGCGCGCCGCCGAGCACCACGTCACGCTCCGCGTATGCGCCCATCGCGTCGAACAGCGTCGCGCGCGCGCGCCAGTCGACGAACGTCTCCCACGACGTGCCCACCGCGCAGCCCGCGCACAGCCGCGTCTCGCTGTGCTCGTGCACGTCCACCAGCCGCTCTGCATGCGGGAACGGCAGCGGGCGCAGGAGCAGCGCGTTCACCGCGGCGAAGACCGCCGTGTTGGCCGCGAGCCCGAGCGCGAAGGTGAGCGCCACCACCACGGCCAGGCGCGGCGCGCGCGTCAGCGCACGCAGCGCGGTGCGGACGTCGTTCAGCATCGGCGGACGGTCAGTCCGCGCGCAGCGCGGTGGCCGGATCGATGCGCGCGGCGCGCCGCGCGGGGAGCCAGCTCGCCAGCAGCGCCGCGCCGGCGAGCAGCGTGCCGCCGATCAGCAGCGTCACGGGATCGCGGGGACCGACGCCGAACACCAGCGACTGCAGGCTCTGGCCGAGCGCCACGTAGCCGAGCGCGCCGAGCGCGAGCCCCGCGCCCACGAGCCGCGCGCCCTGCCCCAGCACGAGCGTCGCCACGCGCAGCTGGTCGGCGCCGAGCGCGGCGCGGATGCCCAGCTCGCGCACGCGCTGCGCGACGACGT
Protein-coding sequences here:
- a CDS encoding ADOP family duplicated permease; this translates as MLNDVRTALRALTRAPRLAVVVALTFALGLAANTAVFAAVNALLLRPLPFPHAERLVDVHEHSETRLCAGCAVGTSWETFVDWRARATLFDAMGAYAERDVVLGGAPGAERAPSAAVSPALFTMLGAPVALGRALDAADDRPGAAAVVVVSHELWTRRFGGDSAVVGRTLLVNGAPHTVVGVVGPRFHFPEFAQLWTAIGAAPPDGGREARDLGVIGLLKADATRAAADAQMASIMAGLAEEQPQALREWSAGVTPLRHDLAGEEASLGWALLGAVLLVQLVVCANVAGLLLARAAERRRELAVRAALGASRGRLARQLLVEVGVLAAIGAGLGFWMASFAVETAAARAAGRIPYWIDLTVDWRVAAFCAALTVVAALASGLGIAVRASRPNVRGALQDAGPNASATRRQGRVRTALVVTELASALVLLAAAGLLVKTVARHARPEEGALADRLVTADVRLLGERYADSAQVGEAALAMLGAMARTPGVERAAVTRFEFLAGFGGSDQPVTLEGGRAPAAGASPRFAMVVSPGWRATRGLPLLAGRDLTDADRAGAAPVALVNAAMAERLWPGASALGRRVKLGPPDSDRPWVTVVGVLDNVTNPRAARATAGSMVYVPFAQWPGRPLSVVARTASADAAERVSAAMPAALRAVLPDEPVDDAVTVARGARDRVAPQRLLSRVLGGFAAFAVLIAAIGVFGVVAASAAQRTREIGLRVALGASPRQVATLLSRRADRMVLVGVGLGLVGALAASGALRALLFGADPLDLPVLVGVSVLLAAVALLAGWLPARRAARMDPVAALRVER